The following are from one region of the Geoalkalibacter subterraneus genome:
- a CDS encoding XrtA-associated tyrosine autokinase — MSRIEKALEKAAKQRESSDQKKDHKVREIPTLRKEAPGKDFSAFDAVPHPQIQNPYLVTANDRHSPISEQYRKLKSLLVKTAKGQDGRNSLLITSTVGGEGKTITALNLGIALAQEYDHTVLLIEADLRRPSIMSYLGLEGGVGLTDCVLDGIDVGSALVKTGIGKLVVLSAGRPVEDPVEVFSSSRMAAILEEVKKRYSDRFVIVDSTPLLPFAEGYILANLVDYVMFVARQDYTPFDKLKEALASLKSNNLLGVVCNDVDSTLVGNGYYGYYGYYNYAKKA, encoded by the coding sequence ATGAGCCGTATAGAGAAAGCATTGGAAAAAGCTGCCAAGCAGCGTGAGAGCAGCGATCAAAAAAAAGACCATAAGGTCCGGGAAATCCCGACTCTGCGGAAAGAAGCTCCCGGTAAAGACTTCAGCGCTTTTGACGCGGTGCCGCACCCCCAGATTCAAAATCCATATCTGGTGACCGCCAATGACCGACACTCGCCGATCTCCGAACAGTACCGCAAGCTTAAATCCCTGCTTGTCAAAACCGCTAAAGGGCAGGACGGCCGGAATTCTCTTTTGATCACCAGCACCGTAGGGGGGGAGGGCAAGACGATCACCGCCCTTAATCTCGGCATCGCCCTGGCGCAGGAATATGATCACACCGTACTTCTGATTGAAGCCGACCTGCGGCGCCCGTCTATCATGAGCTATCTTGGCCTCGAAGGTGGAGTGGGCTTAACGGATTGCGTGCTCGACGGCATCGATGTAGGCAGTGCGCTGGTTAAGACCGGCATCGGCAAACTTGTTGTGCTGTCGGCCGGCCGGCCGGTTGAGGATCCTGTCGAGGTATTCTCCTCCTCACGCATGGCCGCAATTCTCGAAGAAGTCAAAAAGCGCTACAGCGACCGTTTTGTCATTGTCGACTCGACCCCGCTGCTGCCTTTCGCAGAAGGCTACATTCTGGCTAACCTGGTCGATTATGTGATGTTTGTCGCACGGCAGGACTACACTCCCTTTGACAAACTCAAGGAAGCGCTGGCTTCTCTCAAAAGCAACAATCTGCTTGGAGTCGTTTGCAATGACGTTGACAGCACCCTGGTCGGTAACGGGTATTACGGTTATTACGGCTACTATAATTACGCTAAAAAAGCGTAA
- the prsT gene encoding XrtA/PEP-CTERM system TPR-repeat protein PrsT, with protein MKKFLLLILLLNLVLIAACGSKSKEELLEEGVSNLESGNYSAALVLLNNALEKDPNFVPARYQLGKLFLETEKYDRAEKEFQKVVRQNPANLNARLDLGQVYLAMDQPQKAIEEVNTYLSEHPADSEAYLVLGRIYFHQREWQRSMAAFEKALEINPEGEDARLGLARVMLAQNDLEGARRITDAILSSGTKVKDAAYLAARIERRAGDVEAYKNAWEVVLKEDPKDPAALYQLGLIALEEGDIEAVEDYAANLKRIYPKGAEGHQLEGFVLYQKDQYEPAIISLQESLRVSEHIQTHQYLGLSYFRLNNFELALNHFQKMLDLEPENLPARILVATTLLRQKRPQEAVYEAEKAIVLAPGNPVPHNLLGSALAAQGKYEEAMKAFDVAIDLDPSQSMLYVKKGLVEFGQGDIVGGEESLRQAVDVSPDVVGSRLLLAGFLQRKGELDKALAVLEEGLNDEEKDALYLNRMAQIHLRSGNTDKVIEVLEMAKKVFPSFEPSYLNLANLYVRMGEPEKALDETRVLLSVDADNLRGRLLEGALLEGLGRDDEAENAYRKALDSRNPEAFRALATYLVRKGEKAQALEVVEAGLNIAREEATLLELAGRLSSDLGRKAQAIKYFERLFESSPDRGGALLAAAYVANDQNDKALSLGEQRISRNPGAPAGYLLLAAIHRQGGNLDAAHETLDKGIERSSEPQNLYLQKSSLLVQQDKRDQAMRLLDQLIKEYPGFSRGLFAKASLLQIEGQVDQAVDVYEELLAQNPMHGPSLNNLAYLYLDQPEKRQEALQLAYRAYRLSPTESAVLDTLGYALLHNGETEQARKVLEAAAARLDHPSVHYHLALAYDASGEKQQARQSLQRALQHDSFPERDAAQQLMQQLN; from the coding sequence ATGAAAAAATTTCTTCTTCTTATCCTTCTACTTAATCTTGTTCTCATTGCTGCCTGTGGCTCGAAAAGTAAAGAAGAATTGCTCGAAGAAGGAGTGAGCAATCTTGAATCCGGAAATTACTCAGCAGCACTTGTCCTGCTGAATAACGCCCTTGAGAAAGATCCCAATTTTGTTCCCGCCCGCTATCAGCTCGGCAAGCTCTTCCTTGAGACTGAAAAGTACGACCGCGCCGAGAAGGAGTTTCAGAAGGTCGTTCGGCAGAACCCCGCCAATCTCAACGCAAGGCTTGATCTGGGGCAAGTCTATCTTGCCATGGACCAGCCGCAGAAGGCGATTGAAGAGGTCAACACCTATCTTTCTGAACATCCCGCGGACAGTGAAGCATATCTCGTGCTGGGTCGTATCTACTTTCATCAGCGTGAATGGCAGCGGAGCATGGCTGCTTTTGAAAAAGCCCTGGAGATCAACCCCGAAGGAGAAGATGCCCGCCTCGGCCTTGCCCGTGTAATGCTCGCACAGAATGACCTTGAAGGCGCCCGCCGCATAACGGATGCAATTCTGTCTTCAGGAACCAAAGTCAAAGACGCGGCCTATCTTGCGGCACGTATAGAGCGGCGGGCAGGTGATGTCGAAGCGTATAAAAATGCCTGGGAGGTGGTTCTCAAGGAAGATCCAAAGGACCCTGCCGCACTTTATCAACTCGGGCTGATCGCGTTGGAAGAGGGCGACATTGAGGCCGTTGAGGACTATGCCGCAAATCTTAAGCGCATTTATCCCAAAGGCGCAGAAGGGCATCAGCTTGAGGGATTTGTCCTTTACCAAAAGGATCAGTATGAGCCTGCCATTATCAGTCTTCAGGAATCCCTGCGAGTGAGTGAACATATTCAGACGCACCAGTATCTCGGTTTGAGTTATTTTCGCCTCAACAACTTTGAGTTGGCCCTGAATCATTTTCAGAAAATGCTCGACCTCGAGCCGGAAAACCTCCCCGCACGTATTCTGGTAGCCACGACCCTGCTGCGCCAGAAACGTCCCCAGGAAGCTGTCTACGAGGCAGAAAAAGCCATCGTCCTGGCGCCTGGAAACCCTGTGCCGCATAACCTGCTGGGCAGCGCTCTCGCAGCGCAGGGGAAATATGAAGAAGCGATGAAGGCATTTGATGTCGCCATCGACCTGGACCCCTCCCAATCCATGCTTTATGTCAAAAAAGGCCTTGTCGAATTCGGCCAGGGAGACATCGTCGGTGGTGAGGAGTCTCTGCGGCAGGCGGTTGATGTCAGTCCTGACGTCGTCGGGTCGCGGTTGCTGCTGGCCGGTTTTCTGCAGCGCAAAGGGGAACTCGACAAGGCGCTTGCTGTTCTTGAAGAGGGCTTGAATGATGAAGAAAAAGATGCCCTCTACCTCAATCGCATGGCGCAGATTCACCTGCGCTCAGGCAACACCGATAAAGTGATTGAGGTTCTTGAGATGGCAAAAAAAGTGTTCCCCTCGTTTGAGCCCTCCTACCTGAACCTGGCAAACCTCTATGTTCGCATGGGTGAGCCGGAGAAAGCTCTGGATGAGACACGGGTACTTCTTTCCGTCGATGCGGACAACCTCCGTGGACGTCTTCTCGAAGGAGCGCTGCTCGAAGGGCTCGGCCGTGATGACGAAGCGGAAAATGCTTATCGCAAGGCTCTCGACAGCAGGAATCCTGAAGCATTCCGAGCGTTGGCGACCTATCTTGTTCGAAAAGGAGAAAAAGCTCAGGCGCTGGAAGTTGTCGAAGCAGGCCTGAACATCGCACGTGAAGAGGCGACGCTTCTTGAGCTCGCCGGTCGTCTCAGCAGTGACCTGGGCCGGAAAGCTCAGGCGATCAAATACTTTGAACGTCTCTTTGAATCCAGTCCGGATCGCGGCGGGGCGCTGTTGGCTGCCGCTTATGTCGCCAATGACCAGAACGATAAAGCCCTGAGTCTCGGCGAGCAGCGGATTTCCAGAAACCCCGGCGCGCCAGCTGGTTATCTTCTTCTGGCTGCCATTCATCGCCAGGGCGGAAATCTCGATGCAGCCCATGAAACACTTGACAAAGGGATTGAGAGAAGTTCTGAGCCTCAAAACCTCTATCTGCAGAAAAGCAGTCTCCTTGTGCAGCAGGATAAACGCGATCAGGCAATGAGACTACTGGATCAGCTCATTAAAGAATATCCGGGATTTTCTCGTGGTCTTTTTGCCAAAGCTTCGCTGCTGCAGATCGAGGGACAGGTCGATCAGGCGGTTGATGTTTATGAGGAGCTTCTGGCGCAAAATCCGATGCATGGTCCCTCATTGAACAATCTGGCCTACCTCTACCTTGACCAGCCTGAAAAGCGCCAGGAGGCCCTTCAGTTGGCATATCGTGCCTACCGCCTTTCCCCGACCGAATCTGCGGTCCTCGACACTCTCGGGTATGCTCTGCTTCACAACGGAGAAACTGAACAGGCACGCAAAGTTCTTGAAGCCGCCGCCGCCCGTCTTGACCACCCTTCGGTTCACTATCATCTCGCTTTGGCTTACGACGCATCGGGGGAAAAACAACAGGCCCGCCAATCCCTCCAGAGAGCGTTGCAGCACGACTCCTTCCCCGAAAGGGACGCTGCACAGCAATTGATGCAGCAGTTGAACTAA
- a CDS encoding XrtA/PEP-CTERM system-associated ATPase, with product MYEKFFNFDCKPFDLVPNPRFLFLSQSHRKAINYMRYGIQERAGFILFTGEVGSGKTTILRDLIHNIDPDMLVSMVFNTRVDAQQLLGMINEDFGLDVDGRDKRTLLRDLNDFLIEQHANNMRPIIIIDEAQNLCSEALEEIRLISNLETENHKLVQIILVGQPELRALINNPALRQLRQRIGVNCHLNPLTREETEAYVFHRLEVAGNRDAVSFHDEAFDVIYFYSKGIPRLVNVFCDFILLAAYVEETRDMTRELVEDVVGDVAWKENVAAPQETNHSIETSGNSVAGEVFRKLSLIENNILKISRATDDLSAMHKKGQTFSGMFQEMEKQGRQLEQLQECMNRIEKILADDAEDVSQIAAEQKSKVVNFKQPEKQGLFSRIFG from the coding sequence ATGTACGAAAAATTCTTCAATTTTGATTGCAAACCCTTCGATCTGGTTCCCAACCCCCGGTTCCTCTTTCTGAGCCAGTCGCATCGTAAAGCGATCAATTACATGCGCTACGGGATTCAGGAGCGAGCGGGGTTTATCCTGTTTACCGGCGAGGTCGGCTCCGGCAAGACCACCATCCTGCGCGATCTGATTCACAACATCGATCCTGATATGTTGGTCTCCATGGTCTTCAATACCCGGGTCGATGCCCAGCAGCTGCTCGGCATGATCAACGAGGATTTCGGGCTCGATGTTGATGGAAGGGACAAACGCACCCTTCTTCGGGATCTCAACGATTTTCTCATTGAACAGCATGCAAACAATATGCGTCCCATCATCATCATCGATGAAGCGCAGAATCTGTGCTCCGAGGCCCTTGAAGAAATCCGCCTCATCTCCAATCTCGAAACCGAAAATCACAAACTGGTGCAGATCATCCTGGTCGGCCAACCCGAACTCAGAGCGTTGATCAACAATCCGGCCCTGCGCCAGCTCCGCCAGCGTATCGGGGTCAACTGCCACCTCAATCCACTGACACGCGAAGAAACCGAGGCCTACGTCTTTCACCGCCTTGAAGTGGCCGGCAACCGTGACGCCGTGAGCTTTCACGACGAAGCTTTCGATGTCATTTACTTCTACAGCAAGGGGATTCCGCGCCTGGTCAATGTTTTCTGCGATTTCATCCTGCTGGCCGCCTATGTCGAGGAAACCCGCGACATGACCCGCGAGCTGGTCGAAGACGTCGTCGGCGACGTGGCCTGGAAGGAGAATGTAGCCGCTCCGCAGGAGACGAATCATTCAATTGAAACCTCCGGGAACTCTGTCGCCGGCGAAGTGTTTCGCAAGCTTTCCCTCATCGAGAACAATATCCTCAAGATCAGCCGTGCGACAGATGATCTTTCCGCCATGCATAAAAAAGGGCAGACCTTCTCCGGCATGTTTCAGGAGATGGAAAAACAGGGACGGCAGCTTGAACAGCTTCAGGAATGCATGAATCGCATCGAAAAAATTCTGGCGGACGATGCTGAAGATGTTTCACAGATCGCAGCAGAGCAAAAAAGTAAGGTCGTCAATTTCAAACAGCCTGAAAAGCAAGGGCTGTTTTCCAGGATTTTTGGGTAA
- a CDS encoding XrtA system polysaccharide deacetylase, with amino-acid sequence MAIANYLSIDVEDYFQVSAFERVSPPDNWHNQPFRAERNTSLVLDILAEKQTRATFFVLGWIARKCPSLVKKISAAGHEIASHGFGHRRVSTQDRTVFRKDVRDSKKILEDLSGQQVLGYRAPSYSISHKTLWAYDELHEAGYVYDSSVFPVQHDFYGIPDWPRFAFEVGKQADGDWCPLESQIETQTGMKEFPISTLRIGKRNLPIAGGGYFRLFPYAVTRWGLQRINKSEKKPFVFYLHPWEFDPQQPRMNGAGWKSNFRHYLNLHKTEGRFRRLLDDFKFCPIGDEIKAL; translated from the coding sequence ATGGCTATCGCGAATTATCTCAGCATCGATGTCGAGGATTATTTCCAGGTCAGCGCCTTCGAACGGGTTTCGCCGCCGGACAACTGGCACAACCAGCCGTTCCGTGCCGAGCGCAACACGTCGCTGGTGCTGGATATCCTGGCTGAAAAGCAAACCCGCGCGACCTTTTTCGTCCTTGGCTGGATCGCCCGCAAGTGCCCCTCACTGGTCAAAAAAATATCCGCCGCCGGGCATGAAATCGCCAGTCACGGTTTTGGCCACCGTCGCGTTTCAACCCAGGATCGCACCGTTTTTCGCAAGGATGTGCGTGACAGCAAAAAGATCCTGGAAGATCTGTCCGGGCAGCAGGTGCTGGGCTATCGCGCACCCAGTTATTCCATCAGCCACAAAACCCTGTGGGCCTACGATGAGCTGCATGAGGCCGGGTATGTCTATGACTCCAGCGTGTTCCCCGTCCAGCACGATTTTTACGGCATTCCCGACTGGCCGCGTTTTGCTTTTGAGGTCGGAAAACAGGCCGACGGCGACTGGTGCCCCCTGGAATCGCAGATCGAAACACAAACCGGGATGAAGGAATTCCCTATCTCTACCCTGCGCATCGGAAAACGCAACCTGCCCATCGCAGGCGGCGGCTACTTTCGCCTGTTCCCTTACGCGGTAACCCGATGGGGCCTGCAGCGCATCAATAAATCCGAAAAAAAACCCTTCGTTTTCTACCTTCACCCCTGGGAGTTCGACCCCCAGCAACCCCGCATGAACGGGGCGGGGTGGAAAAGCAACTTCAGGCACTACCTCAATCTGCACAAGACCGAAGGGCGTTTTCGGCGGCTGCTCGATGATTTCAAATTCTGTCCGATAGGGGATGAGATAAAGGCACTTTAA
- a CDS encoding TIGR03013 family XrtA/PEP-CTERM system glycosyltransferase: MRKPLIILLSGDFLLACLSLALGILVRFGTLTGSEASEIGGWQLAFFAAVLLFSGFFVELYSASSDYRKTELTVRVFIGLCLAFLILSASYYIFPSLLIGRGVLLSALVIFGIGQIVWHSASPMLNVVPGFAQKVVILGNGALGKQIEDLIPRERNNFVFAGYIKAAAEGPMGPDKNVVGTMDNIFETVSRIKPNKIIVSLAERRGVLPVKEILKCKLSGIEVIDALNFYERLTGKLLVENINPSWFIFSSGFRVTRFMCFYKRVLDVALSLTGIILASPLMPLIALAVRLDSPGPVFFKQERVGKGEQAFTLIKFRTMRNDAEKNGAVWACKNDPRVTRVGHILRKTRLDEIPQLFNVLRGDMSFVGPRPERPEFVETLKEKIPYYSKRHFVKPGVTGWAQVRYPYGASVEDSLEKLRYDLYYIKNFSVFLDILIIFETIKVVLFGRGAR; encoded by the coding sequence ATGCGCAAGCCCCTGATTATTCTGCTGTCTGGTGATTTTCTTCTGGCCTGTCTGTCCCTGGCTCTGGGCATACTTGTGCGCTTTGGCACATTGACCGGGAGCGAGGCCTCGGAAATTGGCGGATGGCAACTGGCGTTTTTCGCGGCTGTGCTTCTTTTTTCCGGTTTTTTTGTCGAACTTTACAGCGCCTCCAGCGACTACCGCAAAACCGAATTGACGGTACGCGTATTCATCGGTCTGTGCCTGGCTTTTCTTATCCTCTCCGCTTCATATTACATCTTCCCGTCATTGCTGATCGGCCGTGGTGTGCTGCTCTCGGCCCTGGTGATATTCGGAATCGGCCAAATCGTCTGGCACAGCGCTTCACCCATGCTGAATGTCGTACCCGGTTTCGCACAAAAGGTCGTTATTCTCGGTAACGGAGCGCTCGGCAAACAGATCGAGGATCTTATCCCCAGAGAGCGCAATAACTTTGTCTTTGCCGGGTACATCAAGGCCGCAGCGGAAGGCCCCATGGGACCAGACAAAAATGTTGTCGGAACCATGGATAATATTTTTGAAACTGTCAGCCGGATCAAGCCCAACAAAATTATCGTCTCCCTGGCTGAGCGTCGTGGTGTGCTGCCGGTAAAGGAAATTCTCAAGTGCAAACTTTCAGGTATCGAGGTCATCGATGCATTGAATTTCTACGAACGGTTGACCGGAAAGCTGCTGGTTGAGAATATCAACCCGAGTTGGTTTATCTTTTCCAGCGGTTTTCGCGTCACCCGCTTCATGTGTTTTTACAAGCGGGTTCTTGATGTTGCGCTCAGCCTGACGGGGATCATTCTGGCTTCCCCTCTAATGCCCCTGATCGCACTGGCGGTACGACTGGACTCCCCCGGGCCGGTGTTTTTCAAGCAGGAGCGCGTCGGCAAAGGCGAACAGGCCTTCACGCTCATCAAATTTCGAACCATGCGCAATGACGCTGAGAAAAATGGCGCTGTCTGGGCATGCAAAAACGACCCGCGCGTAACCAGAGTGGGACATATCCTGCGCAAGACCCGACTGGATGAAATCCCCCAGCTGTTCAATGTACTGCGCGGCGACATGAGTTTCGTCGGGCCGCGCCCCGAGCGTCCTGAATTTGTCGAAACCCTAAAGGAAAAGATCCCCTATTACTCCAAGCGACATTTCGTTAAACCGGGAGTCACCGGCTGGGCCCAGGTGCGCTATCCCTATGGTGCCTCCGTCGAAGACAGCCTGGAAAAACTGCGCTACGACCTGTATTACATCAAGAATTTCTCAGTTTTTCTGGATATATTGATCATTTTCGAAACAATCAAGGTCGTTTTGTTCGGACGCGGTGCACGGTGA
- a CDS encoding polysaccharide biosynthesis/export family protein, translated as MKRLCVLLVLLSFLVPSFAMAETESDYVIGDGDGLSILVWGAEELSSQVTVRPDGKITLPAAGDVTATGFTPEQLSKELAEKLEDFVKNPIVTVSVTGITNNKVYVFGGGASSGAFDLPRRTTLLKFLATLGGIEKADLERAYIMRDGNRLDIDFYDLYINGQLERDVPLQSEDLIYIPDNELMKIYVMGAVENPQYIFYRDGIRVLDAILECGGFTKFAKESKVLILREVDDEMAELRVNAKDLMKDGDLSQNIELQRGDLVIVQEGLF; from the coding sequence ATGAAACGTCTGTGCGTACTGCTGGTTTTATTGTCCTTTCTCGTGCCGTCATTTGCCATGGCGGAAACTGAAAGCGACTATGTCATCGGTGACGGCGATGGTTTGAGCATTTTGGTCTGGGGTGCTGAAGAGCTTTCCAGCCAGGTTACGGTGCGTCCTGATGGCAAGATAACCCTGCCTGCCGCAGGCGATGTCACTGCAACAGGATTCACCCCGGAACAACTGAGTAAAGAGCTCGCCGAAAAACTCGAGGATTTCGTTAAAAACCCCATCGTCACAGTTTCGGTAACCGGCATTACCAACAACAAAGTCTATGTCTTTGGTGGCGGCGCATCCTCCGGAGCTTTTGATCTGCCCCGGCGTACCACGCTACTCAAATTTCTAGCCACCCTGGGCGGCATCGAAAAAGCCGACCTCGAACGCGCTTATATCATGCGTGACGGCAACAGGCTCGACATCGATTTCTACGATCTTTACATCAATGGCCAGCTCGAACGAGATGTCCCCCTTCAATCGGAAGACCTGATTTATATCCCGGACAATGAGCTGATGAAGATCTACGTTATGGGTGCGGTGGAGAATCCGCAATACATCTTCTATCGCGACGGTATCCGCGTTCTCGACGCCATTCTCGAATGCGGCGGATTCACCAAATTCGCCAAAGAAAGCAAAGTTCTGATCCTGCGTGAAGTTGATGACGAAATGGCTGAATTGAGAGTTAATGCCAAAGATTTGATGAAAGACGGAGATCTTAGCCAGAACATTGAACTCCAACGTGGTGATTTAGTCATCGTGCAGGAAGGCCTGTTTTAA
- a CDS encoding TIGR03016 family PEP-CTERM system-associated outer membrane protein, with amino-acid sequence MKLWIRFFALSLLLASMALPSIVKAEFRLTPSLLVGEEYNDNIYLDAEDEESDFITTINPSLNFFWSTKVVDLNLDWGLRFRYYLKNSEENEDSLDQSQRARLDARFKLMRDVLFLHVSDTYERVTIDESEKGAIGNDLVNLTDSNTLRVNPYLQLEPWRTVTTRLDYIYENIWYDDPEGIDSERHVARLTVSKEISARITGRITGSHTLYRPKSRDERYFDDFDDAQKYDRNDATVGLTYRVTDRLTLDGHYGKAWIEYKDVDDPVLDPGGDRDPRNGDVLDGSLRDFGDQELDLWGINARYQLTEEVSFGGGYNVTTSHTVSEGMIETEGADAFLQYARRNRIALRAHATTSDYLTQERKDDSWGIAVDGDIPWTNRMGFDYQLAYTDYDNEDAIEGDEQYKRYGLRLGFYRDMKLGRFRTGYTYNENVSDDDDNDYTNNIVYVEMRFTF; translated from the coding sequence ATGAAATTATGGATCCGTTTTTTTGCCTTGTCTCTTCTGCTGGCTTCAATGGCTTTGCCGTCAATTGTAAAAGCGGAATTTCGTCTGACGCCGTCACTCCTTGTCGGCGAAGAATACAATGACAATATCTATCTTGACGCGGAGGACGAAGAAAGCGATTTCATCACGACGATCAATCCCAGCCTCAACTTCTTCTGGAGCACTAAGGTCGTTGATCTGAATCTCGATTGGGGCCTTCGTTTTCGCTACTACCTGAAAAACAGCGAAGAAAATGAGGACAGCCTCGATCAATCGCAGAGGGCGCGGCTCGATGCTCGCTTCAAGCTCATGCGCGATGTGCTCTTTCTGCACGTCTCAGATACCTACGAGCGTGTCACCATTGACGAAAGTGAAAAAGGGGCAATCGGCAACGACCTGGTCAACCTGACGGACTCCAACACCCTGCGTGTCAATCCCTATCTTCAGCTCGAGCCTTGGCGAACTGTCACCACCCGGCTGGACTATATCTATGAGAATATCTGGTATGACGACCCTGAAGGGATCGACTCCGAAAGGCATGTCGCGCGGCTGACGGTTTCGAAAGAAATTTCCGCCAGAATAACAGGGCGCATCACCGGATCTCATACCCTTTATCGGCCCAAATCCCGCGACGAAAGATATTTCGACGATTTTGATGACGCTCAGAAATATGACCGCAACGACGCGACTGTCGGCCTGACTTATCGCGTCACCGACCGGTTGACTCTCGACGGTCATTACGGCAAAGCCTGGATCGAGTACAAAGACGTGGATGATCCGGTTCTTGATCCTGGCGGCGACAGAGATCCGCGCAATGGGGATGTTCTGGATGGCAGCTTGAGGGATTTTGGCGACCAGGAACTTGACCTTTGGGGTATCAACGCCCGCTACCAGCTGACAGAAGAAGTTTCGTTCGGGGGCGGCTACAACGTCACCACAAGCCACACCGTCAGCGAAGGGATGATCGAAACCGAAGGCGCCGACGCCTTTCTGCAGTACGCCCGTCGCAACCGCATCGCACTGCGTGCTCACGCAACGACCAGCGATTACCTCACCCAGGAGCGCAAAGACGACTCCTGGGGCATAGCCGTCGACGGCGACATCCCCTGGACCAACCGCATGGGGTTCGACTACCAACTGGCCTACACGGATTACGACAACGAAGACGCGATTGAAGGCGATGAACAATACAAGCGCTACGGCCTTCGCCTGGGATTTTATCGCGATATGAAGCTGGGACGCTTCCGCACGGGATATACCTACAACGAAAACGTCTCCGATGACGACGACAACGACTACACCAACAATATCGTCTACGTGGAGATGCGGTTTACATTCTAG
- a CDS encoding XrtA system polysaccharide chain length determinant codes for MDNPLKEVKRYLLVVYKKRFIFLSVALIVTLMIIVGSFFMTKKYEATSTVFIERNMIDSLMKGITITPSMNDRIRVLRYYMLSRDMVTRTLKDLDMDLKAESSEAFDAMVQKYRNATNINIRGGDLFIVSLKDTNPVFARDFINTLVNKYVEENVSDKREEAYGADRFIGEQLGFFKNKLDDAQNEIIAFRREKGIYSSVDEATLIENIKNNEEELEWLKSQKNEMLATISTIRQQLEMMKGLSGNNPMDFSIEETSGDQGGRIAQLEARLEQLLYNYNEQYPEVVRIKAQIEELRRAQEEKAPEAEPSPTQHAAQTVDSFNPLEDPIYVDLKMRLNAKESELQALEARLREVQSTITANKDKLENYPHDMKVLADLERTKRTYQNLYEQLLQRQGVTEVSKQMEVADKTTTFRIVDPAIIPTQPVSIDRFKVMVMGIFAGFAAGLGLVILIEKLDGKFKDPEHLRALGVPILVEIPTINNPIETARIKRRNSFKYLAALSGYALVGCFLVHDLLNLGVIDRFISDTHLDRFVSQFINF; via the coding sequence ATGGATAATCCTCTCAAAGAAGTAAAAAGATACCTGCTGGTTGTTTACAAAAAAAGGTTTATATTTTTGTCCGTCGCCCTCATCGTGACATTGATGATCATCGTCGGCAGCTTTTTCATGACCAAAAAGTATGAAGCGACCAGTACCGTATTTATAGAACGCAACATGATCGATAGCCTGATGAAGGGGATTACCATCACACCCTCCATGAATGATCGAATCCGTGTGCTGCGGTACTATATGCTCAGCCGCGATATGGTGACAAGAACCCTCAAAGATCTGGACATGGACCTGAAAGCAGAAAGTTCCGAGGCTTTTGACGCCATGGTGCAGAAATACCGCAATGCAACCAATATCAACATAAGGGGTGGAGATCTTTTCATCGTCTCCTTGAAGGACACAAATCCTGTTTTTGCCCGGGATTTCATCAATACCCTTGTAAACAAATATGTTGAGGAAAACGTCTCTGATAAACGGGAGGAAGCCTATGGCGCAGACCGCTTCATTGGTGAGCAACTCGGGTTTTTCAAAAATAAGCTTGATGACGCACAGAATGAAATTATCGCTTTCCGCCGCGAAAAAGGGATTTATTCCTCGGTTGATGAAGCGACCCTGATTGAGAACATAAAAAACAATGAGGAAGAGCTTGAGTGGTTGAAAAGCCAGAAAAATGAGATGCTTGCCACCATCTCCACGATCAGGCAGCAGTTGGAAATGATGAAAGGCCTGTCTGGTAATAATCCCATGGATTTTTCAATTGAAGAAACCTCCGGCGATCAGGGGGGGCGCATCGCTCAGCTTGAAGCGCGCCTTGAGCAGCTTCTCTACAATTACAATGAACAATATCCGGAAGTCGTGCGAATTAAAGCCCAGATCGAAGAATTGCGCCGCGCCCAAGAGGAGAAAGCCCCTGAAGCCGAACCCTCGCCGACTCAACATGCCGCCCAGACTGTCGATTCCTTTAATCCCCTGGAAGATCCCATTTACGTCGATCTGAAAATGCGACTCAATGCCAAGGAGTCCGAGTTGCAGGCACTTGAGGCTCGCTTACGCGAAGTTCAATCAACAATCACGGCCAATAAGGATAAGCTTGAGAATTATCCTCATGATATGAAAGTTCTGGCCGACCTTGAACGCACTAAAAGAACCTATCAGAATCTCTATGAGCAGCTCCTGCAGAGACAGGGTGTAACAGAAGTGTCCAAACAGATGGAAGTTGCCGACAAGACCACAACTTTCCGTATTGTCGACCCTGCTATCATCCCGACTCAACCCGTCAGTATCGATCGATTTAAGGTCATGGTTATGGGAATCTTTGCTGGTTTCGCTGCCGGGCTCGGTCTGGTGATTCTGATTGAGAAGCTTGACGGTAAATTTAAGGATCCTGAGCATCTCCGGGCACTCGGGGTTCCGATCCTGGTCGAAATCCCGACAATTAACAACCCGATCGAAACTGCCCGGATAAAACGGAGAAACAGCTTTAAATACCTGGCGGCCCTCAGCGGATATGCCTTGGTCGGCTGCTTTCTGGTGCATGATCTTCTGAATCTGGGAGTGATCGACCGGTTTATTTCCGACACGCACCTGGACCGATTTGTTTCTCAATTCATCAATTTCTGA